The proteins below come from a single Sander vitreus isolate 19-12246 chromosome 15, sanVit1, whole genome shotgun sequence genomic window:
- the LOC144530015 gene encoding volume-regulated anion channel subunit LRRC8D: MFSLSELAPLNQHQSRSKLLKPWWEVFMDYLVVLMLMASVLACTEQLSRDRVVCMPLDPLVTANTSTSGAALNPSLKHPTHVQRNIGPNLHSTARGRRTHLVYQQYVYISQVCYHEALPLCSRFFPYMAMLQSLVLVASGSFWLHFPHTSARIEHFLAILAKCSESPWTSQVLSHAARQESIQEMEVVEKRPPPQPPLSSTSSSPSVTRTRRTSIDSGTDSPLLKRSFATPPSPCPSTLSCNSTLSSTSVGSQVHFPPTKPSAVVDSPRQVISLDKSDGEQTRALFERVRKFRSHSESSDVIYKVYLAQTIFKLLMVMLILSYSIPLLSSLSFTHTCHPEEQALVGYTTFECIHVLSSLLRKLLVAYLTLLGLYGLLNLYTLSWISHSSLRQYSFHSLKELCSLRDVPDLRNDLAFLLHMLDQYDPLLAQRLSVFLSPVSESRLLEESLERRWGEEKLRAMTSVDAEGCCRLQLVALPRLPPALFTLSQLQVLKLELITDARFTAQVANMTSLRELHLYHCAAAVDPSALGVLQDRLEILHLNFTQASEIPSWVLSLRSLHELHLSGRLNSEGGVGRSWALGSLRQLRHLRVLVIRGMLQRIPGELCEVTGSLVRLDVYNEGTRLLVLTGLKRMVDLTELLLQDCRLERLPSALLALTNLRTLDLQHNNLRTLEELLSLAHLRRLSCLRLAYNRVLALPASVGVLRGLELLDLSNNQLQSLPPALFTLRRLRRLLLAGNLLEVLPAEVKALQLLTELDLSGNRVESLPPQLFSSCLELHILNVANNSLGSLPRGIAALSQLCRLDLRSNSLEELPAELGCCTGLHGGGLLVEDWLFLSLPPQVRDVLSRSCPASGTYPESRSRPESDSFPYFSPTQWSFSSALESQI, translated from the exons ATGTTTTCCCTGTCGGAGCTGGCGCCTCTGAACCAGCATCAGAGTAGGAGTAAACTGTTAAAGCCTTGGTGGGAGGTCTTCATGGACTACCTGGTGGTCCTGATGCTGATGGCATCTGTCCTGGCATGTACCGAGCAGCTGTCCAGGGACCGAGTGGTGTGCATGCCTTTGGATCCACTTGTTACTGCAAATACCTCAACTAGCGGAGCTGCATTGAATCCATCTTTAAAGCACCCAACCCATGTTCAACGCAACATCGGCCCAAATCTTCATTCCACAGCCCGGGGTCGACGCACACATCTGGTCTACCAGCAGTACGTTTACATAAGCCAG GTGTGCTACCATGAGGCTTTGCCTTTGTGCTCCCGGTTCTTCCCCTACATGGCCATGCTGCAGTCTCTAGTGCTGGTAGCCAGCGGCTCCTTCTGGCTCCACTTCCCCCACACCTCCGCCCGCATAGAGCACTTCCTGGCCATCTTGGCAAAGTGCTCCGAGTCCCCGTGGACATCTCAGGTCCTGTCTCATGCCGCCCGCCAGGAGAGCATCCAGGAGATGGAGGTGGTGGAGAAAAgaccaccaccccaacctccgCTCTCTTCAACTTCATCTTCACCCTCTGTAACACGCACAAGACGAACAAGCATTGACTCGGGCACAGACAGCCCGCTCTTGAAGAGGTCCTTTGCCACCCCTCCCTCCCCGTGCCCTTCCACGCTCTCCTGTAACTCCACCCTGTCGTCTACGTCCGTCGGGTCCCAGGTACACTTTCCTCCTACCAAGCCCTCAGCCGTGGTTGACAGTCCCAGGCAGGTAATCAGTCTGGATAAAAGTGATGGGGAACAGACCAGGGCGCTGTTCGAAAGGGTCAGGAAATTTCGGTCACACAGCGAAAGCTCAGATGTCATTTATAAG GTCTACTTGGCTCAGACAATATTCAAACTGCTGATGGTGATGCTGATCTTGAGCTACAGCATCCCTCTTCTCAGCTCCCTGTCCTTCACCCACACCTGTCACCCTGAGGAGCAGGCCTTGGTGGGCTACACGACCTTTGAGTGTATCCACGTGCTCTCCTCCCTCCTACGCAAACTGCTGGTGGCTTACCTGACCCTACTGGGGCTGTACGGCCTGCTGAACCTTTACACCCTCAGTTGGATTTCACACAG CTCTCTACGGCAGTATTCTTTCCACTCACTGAAGGAGTTGTGCTCCCTGCGAGATGTTCCTGACCTGAGAAACGACCTGGCATTTCTTTTACATATGTTAGACCAGTATGACCCTTTGCTGGCCCAGCGTCTGTCCGTTTTTCTGTCCCCCGTGAGTGAGAGCAGGCTGCTGGAGGAAAGCTTGGAGAGGCGCTGGGGGGAGGAGAAGCTGCGTGCCATGACGAGTGTGGATGCAGAGGGCTGCTGCAGACTGCAGCTGGTGGCCCTGCCTCGCCTCCCTCCGGCCCTCTTCACCCTCAGCCAGCTTCAGGTCCTCAAACTGGAGCTCATCACAGATGCCAGGTTTACTGCGCAGGTGGCCAACATGACATCACTCAG GGAGCTCCACCTCTATCACTGCGCAGCAGCAGTGGATCCCAGTGCACTTGGAGTCCTCCAGGATCGTCTTGAGATCCTCCACCTCAACTTCACCCAAGCGTCAGAGATCCCCAGCTGGGTCCTCTCCCTCCGCAGCCTGCATGAGCTCCACCTCTCTGGCCGTCTAAACAGCGAAGGCGGGGTGGGCCGCAGCTGGGCGTTGGGCAGCCTCCGCCAACTACGTCACCTCCGCGTGCTGGTGATCAGAGGCATGTTACAGCGTATCCCAGGGGAGCTGTGTGAGGTGACGGGCAGCTTGGTGAGGCTGGACGTCTACAACGAGGGCACCAGGCTGCTTGTGCTGACAGGCTTGAAGCGGATGGTCGACCTGAccgagctgctgctgcaggactgCCGCCTGGAGCGTTTGCCCTCCGCCCTGCTGGCTCTCACCAACCTGCGGACACTTGACCTGCAGCATAACAACCTGAGAACTCTGGAGGAACTGCTCAGCCTGGCTCATCTGCGACGTCTGTCTTGCCTCAGACTCGCCTATAACCGTGTTCTGGCTTTGCCGGCCAGTGTCGGTGTGCTGCGAGGCCTGGAGCTCCTAGATCTATCCAACAACCAGCTCCAGAGCCTTCCCCCAGCACTCTTCACTCTCCGCCGTCTACGAAGGCTCCTGCTGGCTGGTAACCTGTTGGAGGTGCTGCCTGCGGAGGTGAAAGCTCTGCAGCTGCTCACAGAGCTGGACCTCAGCGGGAACAGGGTGGAGAGCCTTCCCCCGCAGCTCTTCAGCAGCTGTTTGGAGCTACACATCCTTAATGTGGCAAACAACTCTCTTGGCTCATTACCCAGGGGGATTGCAGCTTTAAGTCAGCTGTGCAGGTTGGACTTGCGCAGCAACAGTCTGGAGGAACTGCCCGCTGAGTTGGGCTGCTGCACAGGGCTGCATGGAGGCGGTCTCCTAGTGGAGGACTGGCTGTTTCTTTCTTTGCCTCCCCAGGTCAGGGATGTCCTGAGCCGTTCTTGCCCCGCCTCTGGTACATACCCAGAGAGTCGTTCCCGACCAGAGTCTGACAGTTTCCCATACTTCTCTCCTACACAGTGGAGTTTCTCTTCTGCTCTGGAATCACAGATATaa